GTGAAAAATAATGTTCCGAATTTGTTTGAGTGGAAAAGTTCGCGCCTTTTTGATTACTACACTCCTCTAGATGAAAAAGATGCGCCTGCTGGCACTGTTGGCTTGCCTCGGGCTTTGAATATGTATGAGAATTACCCGTTTTGGTTTACTTTTTTTACAAAACTTGGCTATCGGGTAATTCTGTCTGACAAATCAAGCAAAGATATTTATAACGCTGGCATTGAGTCAATGCCTTCGGAAAGTGTTTGTTATCCAGCTAAGCTTTCCCACGGGCACATTATGAATTTGCTAGAAAAACCCGTTGATTTTATTTGGATGCCGTGCACAAAATGGGAACGTGGAGAAGATGAAACTGCTGGCAATCATTTCAATTGCCCAATCGTGGCAAGTTATCCTGAAGCTTTGCGTTTAAACATCGACGAGCTAATAAATTCTGACATTCAGCTCATCACCCCATGGGTTCCCTATGACAAAAAAGACAAATTAAAAAAGCGCCTTTTTGAAATTATTACAAAAGAGCATAAAGCTGAGATGTGCAAGAATGGCGTTGTTCCAACAAAAAAACAAATTGAAGATGCAGTCGATTGTGCATGGGCAGAAGATGAAAACTTCAAGCGAGACATTCGCATTAAGGGAACTGAAACTTTAAAGTGGATGGAAGAAACTGGCACGCACGGCATTGTTTTGGCTGGGCGTCCCTATCATCAAGATCCCGAAATAAATCATGCGATACCTGAACTTCTGAACTCTTTTGGGCTTGCAGTTTTAACCGAAGACTCTATTGCTCACCTTGGCCAGCTCGAACGTCCAATTCGTGTTGTCGACCAATGGATGTATCACACGCGTCTATATGCTGCGGCAAAAGTGGCAGCCAAACGAAGCGACCTTGATTTAATTCAGCTAAATTCTTTTGGTTGTGGTCTTGATGCCCTGACAACCGACCAGGTCCAAGAAATTTTAGAGTCGGCTGGAAAAGTTTACACTGTCCTTAAAATTGATGAGGTTTCAAATCTTGGTGCAGCAAAGATTCGTGTCAGAAGTTTGCTCGCTGCTTTAAAAGATAAAGCTGATGAAATTAATGAAGTTAAAGACGAAAAGGCTGCTATTGAGCGTGGGTGCCCTGTGAGCTGCTTGTCATCAGTAGACATTAAAGAACTCATCCCCGACTTGCCAACCGAAAAGTCGGTCATTGCAGACACCGATGAAGTTGGTGACAGAGAGTCGGTTACCACTGAGTTTGGCAGACCTGAGTTCACTAAGAAGATGTTTGATGAGGGCTACAAAATCTTGGCTCCCCAAATGGCTCCGATGCATTTCGAATTGCTCGTTCCGATTTTTGATCGCTTCGGATTCAATGTTGACCTTTTACCTTCTGTGGACCATGAAGCAGTTAATTATGGCTTGAAATATGTTAATAATGACATTTGTTACCCTTCAATTCTTGTGACGGGTCAAATAATGGAAGCTGTGCTTTCTGGTCGCTATGACACAAACAAGCTGGCTGTTTTAATCACTCAAACTGGCGGAGGTTGTCGAGCAACAAACTACATCGCGCTCATCAGAAAAGCACTTAAAGCAGCAGGTCTTGGCCACATCCCAGTTATTGCATTGAGTTTTAAGGACCTAGGCGAACACAATTCTGGATTTAAGCTATCTCCAAAAATGCTTTTGCAGGCAGGCTATGCCATTTTCCTTGGCGATTTGTTAATGCAATGTTTATATAAAACTCGTGCCTATGAACTCGAGAAAGGTTCAGCCAACAACATATTCAGCCACTGGACGGAAGAATGCAAAAAGGCGCTTCGAAAGGGAGTTTCGAGAAGTGACTTTAAGCGTTTGTCTGAAGACATAATTGCCGATTTTGACAATCTTCCAATTGATGATTCTGTTAAAAAACCAAAAGTTGGTGTGGTGGGAGAGATTCTCGTTAAGTTCCATCCAACTGCAAACAACAACATTACTGACAAGATTGAAGAAGAAAACTGCGAAGTTGTTGTTCCAGGCTTAACAGAATTTTTCTTGTTTGGGCTTGTAGGAGGCATTTTCCAGCAAGAAATTGGAAGACCTAAAAAGTCGGAACTTGGTTCAAAACTTGGGCTTGCAGCAGTAAGAAAGATTAGACAACCGTTAGTTGAAGCATTAAAGAATTCAAACCGTTTTGAGCCACCAACTGACATTCTTGAACTCGGGGAATATGCTTCTGAAGTTTTGAGCCTTTGCAATTCAATGGGTGAAGGTTGGCTTTTGACAGCCGAGATGGTTGAACTAATTAAGTCTGGTTGCCCAAACATTGTTTGCACGCAGCCTTTTGCATGTCTGCCAAATCATGTTGTCGGCAAGGCTGTCATTAAAGAACTTCGCAGGAAATATCCAAAAAGCAACATTGTTGCTGTCGACTATGACCCTGGTGCATCAGAGGTAAATCAGCTAAACAGAATCAAGCTCATGATTGCAGTTGCAAAATCTAACCTTGAAGCAGGTCTTTAAAGAATGGATGTTTCTCATAAGCTGATTTTAGTTCCAACACCGATTGGCAATTTGGATGACATTTCAAAGCGTGCATTTAGTGCGCTTGAAAATTGTGATGCCGTTTATTGCGAAGACACAAGGGTTACTGGCAAGCTTTTAGCTGCCTATTCTATTAAAAAACCAATGTTTCGAATGGATGAAAATTTAATTGCCAGACATGTTGAAGCTTTGGTTGAAAGAATTAACTCTGGTGAAACGATTTGCTATTGTTCTGATGCAGGCATGCCTGGAATATCAGATCCTGGGTCTAGAATTGTTGCAGCATGTCGCAAAGCAGGCGTTGAAGTCGAGGTTTTGCCTGGTGCGAATGCATGTCTTCTTGCATTAGTTGCAAGTGGCTTTAATTCAACACATTTTTTCTTTGAGGGATTCTTGCCCAAAAAAAAGACTCAAAAATCGTTGAGACTTCAAGAATTAATGGCATTGGATTGCCCAGTGGTCGTTTATGAGTCTCCAAACAGGGTGCTTGACACAATTCGTGCAATTAAAGAAGTTGACTCTGAGCGACCAGTTTGCGCCGCCCGTGAACTAACAAAGCTGCATGAGGAGGTTATAGTTCTACCTGCAACCCAGATGCTTTCAGCTTTTGAAAAAAAGGTTGAGAATGGAACGTGCAGGGGAGAATTTGTTCTTGTGATTGAGGGATGCCCTACTATTACAAACTCTGATTCTCAGACAGAGCTTTTAGACGAAGCTCGTGAATTTGTTAATGAGTTAGTCGAATGCGGAGTGCCAAAACACAAGGTTAGAGAGCTTTTAATCAAACATTTTAACGTTTCAAAAAACAAGGCATATGAGCTTTCTATTTAGCTTAAAAAGCGCGATTATACCCCTAAAACAATCTTTTTGCACGTGTTTTTTTCTAATTCATTTATAGAATTTATCGGGATTTGTTCAGTTAATTTGGCTTAAAATGAACAAGGTTTTAGTTTATAGGTGTTATCAGGAAAGAGAATATCTAAATGGATCCATTACAAGCGCTAAATTCAAAGGTTGGACACGTTAAGGCCGCTCTGGAATCCACAGTCATGTTTGGCTCTAGTGATTTTGGAATGACTCAATACATCCTTTTCATGATTTTGATTTGGATTATTACTCTTGCACTCATCATTGGCGTGGGTCGCAAACTCACTTTAATTCCAACAAACAAGTTTGTTAACACTGTTGAATATGGTTATCAACTTGTTCGACGAGACATTTCAGAAAGTGTTATTGGAGAAGGATACAAAAAACACGTTCCTTTCCTTGCAACCCTTTTCTTTTTCATTCTCATTTCGAACTTCTGCGGATTAATTCCAGGTTCGAAAACACCAACTGGTTCAATTTCGGTTGACTGGGCATTGGCTACTTGCTCATTCTTCTATTTCAATTACTGGGGCATCAAAGCTCATGGTGGCTGGGGCTACATTAAATCAATCGCTCCATCAGGACTTCCAAAAGTGCTCGTTCCAGTAATCTGGTTCTTTGAGACTGTTAGTTTGTTCCTTCGCTGGCTCACTCTTGCAGTCCGACTTTATGGCAACATGTTCGCAGGACACATGGTCTTGGGAATTTTTGCATTGGCAACTGGCGTGTTTATGACCACAGGAATTCAAGCAATGCAAGTTGGCGTCGCTGGCGTAAGCTTGCTTTGGTTTCTGCTTCTTGTGCTTATGTATGCGTTGGAAACACTTGTGGCATTCCTGCAAGCATATGTATTCACGATGCTTTCATCGGTATACATTTCCCTTGCAGTGTCAGAACATTAACGGTTTCTTTTTAGGAGGAAAAACATGGATGTAACACTCGTACTTGCTGCATTAAAGGTCGTGGGATATGGCCTTGGCGCGATTGGACCTGGCGTAGGCATCGGCCTTGCATGCTATGGTTGCTGCGTCGGTACAGCTCGTCAGCCTGAAGTTCAGGGACGTTTGTTCACTAACTTCATCATCGGTGCTGCTTTGGCAGAAGCTCTTGCATTGATTGGCTTCGTTCTCGCATTGATTTCTTAATTAGTAATGGTTTATTAAACCAAGAAGAGAAGGTTAGTAAAACTGATGAACAAAACAGCAAACATTAAGACAGCCTCAAACGCACTAAAAATTGGTGCACTGGCGAGCGCTGTTGTGTTGGCTATGTCAGTTTTTGCTGGACTGCTGAGTCCAACATTAGCTTTTGCTAATGAGGAGGCTTCTTCATCTGGAATTGGAGCAATCATTCCAAATCCAATCGAGTTCTTCCCAATGCTCATTGCGTTCATTATTCTTTGCATTGTTTTAGGCAAATTTGGATGGCCAATGTTTAACGGAATGCTCGAAAAGCGAGAGAAGTCAATCCGCGATGCACTCGAGCAGTCAGAAAATGCGAAGGTTGAAGCAGAAAAGGTTCTCGAGGAGTACAAAAAGCAACTCGAGTCAGCTAAAACAGAATCAGCAGAAATCGTTGCAACTGCACGCACAAATGCAGAAGCAATTGAGGCTGATTTGAAGAAGAAGGCTGAAGCTTCTGCTGAAGAGATTATTGCAAAAGCAAAAATATCTATCGAGGCAGAGAAGAAGGCAGCCATTGCTGAACTTCAATCTAGCGTTGCTGACATGTCAATTGATGTCGCATCAAAACTGATCGCAAACGATTTAAGTGATGATGAGCATCGCAAAATAATTGAGAAGTACATTGTTGAGGCAGGTAGCTTCAATGACTAACAGACACTCAACACCTCAAGCACGCGCAGAAGTTTACGCAAAAGTGCTATTTGATTCATCAAACTCTGCAGGTAGCGTTGATGCTGTAGTTAATTCAAGAAATGAATTTCTTGAGATTATTAACACACTGTCTAACAACGTCGATGCCAGAAGCATTCTTGCATCAAATGATGTTGAGTTTGAAACAAAGAAAAAGCTTATTTCCATCATTTGTGAAGGAAAGAGCGAGGCAGCTTCCGCGGTCTTTAGCAGTGCTGTAGAACTTGGAGATTCTGGACTTTTGAAAGTCGTTTTGAGAAAACTCGAAGACTTGATTTCAGAAGACTTGAAGGTTTGCATTGTAGACGTAACAAGTGCTGTCGAGCTTGACGACCATCTTCGCGAACTCATTAAGGATAAAGCGAAGCGTGAGCTTGGTTTGGATGCAATTCTTTATGAGAAGGTCGATCCTGAAATTCTCGGTGGTGTGATTATGAGCGTAAATGGTAAATGCATCGATGCGAGCATGATTACTCAGCTAAATCGTGCACGCAGTGTACTAAAGGCTAGTTAGGGGGTAACCTAAGTGGCAGAAATTACTGCAACAGAAATTGATAAGGCGTTGCGCGCCCAGCTCGATGCTCTTTCTGTGAGCGTAGAGTCTAACGACGTGGGCACCGTAATCCAAGTTGGTGACGGAATTGCTCGTGTTGATGGGTTAAGAGGCGCTATGGCTGGTGAGCTTCTAGAATTCACTTCTAGCACAGGCAAAACAGTCATGGGTCTTGCGCAGAACCTTGAAGACGATGAGGTTGGTGCAGTTTTGCTCGGTGATGTTTCTTCTATTAAAGAAAATGACCAAGTTAAAACTACCGGCCGCATTATGGAGGTTCCTGCAGGACCAGAACTTCTTGGTCGTGTTGTGAATCCTTTGGGCATGCCAATAGACGGCAAAGGTCCAATCAACGCTAGTGCTACTAGACCAGTTGAGTTTAAGGCACCTGGCGTTATTTCCCGCCAACCAGTTTGCGAACCAGTTCAAACTGGAATTTTGGCTATTGACTCAATGATTCCAATCGGAAGAGGTCAACGTGAGCTCATCATTGGTGACCGTCAAACTGGCAAAACTGCTATTGCTATTGACGCAATCATCAACCAAAAAGAAACCGATTTGATTTGTATTTATGTAGCAATCGGTCAAAAGGCATCAACTGTCGCTGGTGTTGTTGAAACACTGGAGAGACATGGAGTTATGGACAAAACAATCGTTGTGTCTGCTACAGCTTCAGATTCAGCTCCTTTGCAATACATCGCTCCAATGGCTGGCGCTGCTATGGGTGAGCAATTCATCTACAACGGCAAAGACGGCAAACCTGCTTCAAAAGAAAATCCAGGTCAAGCTGTTCTCATTATTTATGATGACTTGTCCAAACAGGCAGTTGCATACCGCCAGATGTCTTTGACACTTCGTCGTCCTCCAGGGCGTGAAGCATATCCTGGCGACGTTTTCTATTTGCATTCACGTTTGCTCGAGAGAGCTGTAAAGATGAGTGAGGAAAACGGTGGCGGTTCAATGACAGCTTTGCCTATCATTGAGACTCAAGCTGGTGACGTTTCTGCATACATTCCAACGAATGTTATTTCGATTACTGACGGCCAAATCTTCCTTCAGACTGACTTGTTCTTCCAAGGACAAAGACCAGCTGTTGACGTGGGCATTTCAGTTTCCCGCGTAGGTGGTGCCGCTCAGATTAAAGCTATGAAACAAGTTGCTGGATCTTTGCGTCTTGACTTGGCTTCCTATCGTGAACTTCAGGCGTTTACACAGTTTGGTTCCGATTTGGACAAAGCAACTCAAGATCAGTTGACTCGTGGTTCTCACATGACTGAGATTTTGAAGCAAGGTCGTTATGTGCCAATGCCAGTTGAAGAGCAAGTTCTTGTAATCTTTGCAGGCAACGAAGGCTTCCTTGATGACTTGCCACTCGGTGATGTTACACGCTTCTCTTCTGAACTTCGCACATACACTCGCAACAACAATCCTGCACTTTTGCAAAAGATTGCAAGCGAAAAGGTCTTGAGCGACGAGATTAAATCTGATGCAAAGCAGACAATTGAGGCATTTAAAAAGACATTCGCAGTTACTGAATAAAGGCTAATTACTAAGAAAGATATTTAAGTGGCAAATTTACATGACATAGAGCGCAGGATTCTTTCTGTTTCATCTACGAAGCAGATTACGCGCACGATGGAGATGGTGTCAGCAGCAAAAATTCGTGTTGCTACCACTCGCATGGAAAATGCTCTTCCTTGGGCAGAAGCCATTAGCAACATGGTAATTTCAACTGCGAAATACACTTCTGGAGAGACTCAGCCGCTTTTGCAGCGTCACGAACAAGTGAAGCGAGTTCTCGTTTGCGTAATTGCTTCAGACCGTGGTCTTGCAGGTGGATTTAACACAAACATCTTGAGACGTGCAGAAAAGCTCATTAAAGCAAAGCAAGCTCAAGGTTGCGATGTTGAAGTTGTCGCTTGTGGAAAAAAGGCCGTTGGTTACATGACATATCGTGGAATCAACCCCGTCTTTAAATTCATTGACACTTCAGCTGACCCAACTGTTGAGCAAGCTCAGGTTTTGAGTGACTACATCGGCAAAGAGTATGTAAAAGATGAGAATCCTCTTGATGAAATTTACATCATCTTTAATCACGCAAAGAATGCGGCAGAACAAACTCTCGTAACACAAATTGCGTTGCCTGTTAATGAAGAGACATATGAAGAACTTTTCAAAGGCATGAACGACGATGTGTTCGAAGAGTTTACAAAAGACAATAAGCTTCGCATTGACGAAGATAAAAAGCACGATGGACCACTTTATGGAGACATCGACTTTGAACCTAATCCAGAAGATGTTCTGGAATATTTGCTAAAAGGCTACGTCCAAAATGCTATTTATTATGCACTTCTTGATTCAGCAGCAGGGGAGCAAGGCGCTCGCCGTAATGCAATGAAGAGTGCTACAGATAACGCAAATGAAATGATTAGCACTCTGACTCGTGTTTATAACCGTGCTCGCCAAGGCGCGATTACAACCGAGATTAACGAAATTGTCGGCGGAGCCGCAGCATTGGAGGAATAAGGATATGGCAGAAGAAACTAAAACAAGCACGAAGGGCACTGTTGGTCGTGTAGTTCGCATCGTCGGCGCTGTTGTTGACGTTGAATTCCCACCAGAGAAGATGCCAAGCATCTACAATGCTCTTAACGTCGATGGCAAGACGCCTGCTGGTGAATTCCACACTGTCCTCGAGGTACAAACTCACCTTCCAGGTGACCTCGTGAGATGTGTTGCTATGACTTCTACCGACGGCATGGTTCGCGGCATGGAGGCCGTGGACACTGGGCTTCCTATCCAGATGCCTGTTGGTAAATCAACGCTTGGCAGAATTTGGAACGTTTTGGGTGAGCCTGTAGATGGCAAAGAAACACCTGATGACGTTGAGTGGGCACCAATTCACCACCCAGCTCCTGCATTCGACACATTAACAACTACAACTGAAATTTTCGAAACTGGCATTAAAGTTATTGACCTCATTGAGCCATATGTTAAAGGTGGTAAAACTGGTCTGTTCGGCGGTGCTGGCGTTGGAAAAACAGTTTGCATTCAGGAATTAATTAATAACCTCGCTCAAGAGCATGGTGGCACTTCTGTGTTTACAGGCGTTGGCGAGAGAACTCGTGAAGGCACCGACCTCTTCCTTGAAATGAGCGAGTCGGGTGTTATCGAGAAAACATGTCTTGTTTACGGTCAGATGAACGAGCCTCCAGGGGCACGTCTTCGTGTTGGTCTTGCAGGATTGACAGAAGCTGAATATTTCCGTGATCAGGGACAAGACGTTTTGTTGTTCATTGACAACATCTTTAGATTTACACAAGCTGGTTCTGAGGTGTCTGCGCTTCTTGGTCGTATGCCTTCAGCTGTAGGTTATCAACCAACTCTTGCTACAGAGATGGGCGACCTTCAGGAAAGAATTACTTCAACCACAACTGGTTCAATTACGTCAGTGCAAGCTGTTTATGTTCCTGCTGACGACTTGACTGACCCAGCACCAGCAACTACATTTACTCACCTAGACGCAAAGACAGTTCTTTCTCGTGGCATTGCTGAGCTTGGCATTTACCCAGCTGTTGACCCACTTGAGTCGTCAAGCCGCGCACTTGATCCAGAAATTGTTGGACAAGAGCACTATGACGTTGCAGTTGGTGTACAGCAAATTTTGCAGGAGTATAAAGACCTCCAAGACATCATTGCCATTCTTGGTATGGACGAACTTTCAGAAGACCAAAAGCTCACAGTTAACAGAGCTCGTAAAGTTCAGAAGTTCTTGGGTCAGCCTTTCCACGTTGCAGAAGTCTTTACTGGCAACCCTGGAAGATATGTAAAGGTAGAAGACACTGTACGTTCATTTAAAGACATTCTGGAAGGCAAATGTGACCACATCCCAGAGCAGTGCTTTGTTTACAAAGGGTCCATCGACGACGTTTACGCTGAGTACGAGAAAATGCAAAGCAAGGAAGGCTAAAAACCATGGCACAGTCGCCTACGATACATTGCACAGTAGCTGTCCCAAATCGTCAACTTTTTGATGGGGATATCTACTATGCATCCGTGCCTGGTTCTGAAGGTCAATTTGGCGTGCTCCCTGGCCATGAGCTAATTTTGTCGCTCACAAAAAAGGGCGGGGTTTGCACACTTTACCTCGACGAGGCACACAACGATAAATTTGAAATTCTCTTGTATGACGGCATTGCTCAAATGGTTGGAGACAATCTTCTTATTTTGGGTAAGCTTGGCAAAATAACCGAGAGAATTCATGGTGATGAGATGCGTGATCGCGTCGAAGCACAAAAACAACTCGTTGCCGACTTAGAGGCAAGGGCATCTGAAAGTGATGACGATATGAAAGCTCAGCTTGAGCAAGAGAAATACAGACTTGATTGGTATCAAATTCAAGTAGATTGGGCTGAAAAAAATAACAAGTAGTGACTCAGCTGGAGGTTAAAAATGTTGGAAAGAATTGACCTAAGCGAACAACCACTTGATAAAGAAAGCTACAAGGCGCTGCGTAAGGATTTAACTCGGCGCCTTATTTCTTTACAACAAGAGGCTGTCCAGAATGGATGTGGTCTTGTTGTACTTTTTGAGGGTTGGGATGGCGCTGGCAAAGGCTCGCGTTTGTCAGACCTTCTTTATAATCTTGATGCTCGTGCAACCAAAGTTCATGTTCCTGAAGATGTAAAAAAGCATGAAGTTAACGATTTTGAGGAACTCAATTCAG
This portion of the Phoenicibacter congonensis genome encodes:
- the atpA gene encoding F0F1 ATP synthase subunit alpha, which codes for MAEITATEIDKALRAQLDALSVSVESNDVGTVIQVGDGIARVDGLRGAMAGELLEFTSSTGKTVMGLAQNLEDDEVGAVLLGDVSSIKENDQVKTTGRIMEVPAGPELLGRVVNPLGMPIDGKGPINASATRPVEFKAPGVISRQPVCEPVQTGILAIDSMIPIGRGQRELIIGDRQTGKTAIAIDAIINQKETDLICIYVAIGQKASTVAGVVETLERHGVMDKTIVVSATASDSAPLQYIAPMAGAAMGEQFIYNGKDGKPASKENPGQAVLIIYDDLSKQAVAYRQMSLTLRRPPGREAYPGDVFYLHSRLLERAVKMSEENGGGSMTALPIIETQAGDVSAYIPTNVISITDGQIFLQTDLFFQGQRPAVDVGISVSRVGGAAQIKAMKQVAGSLRLDLASYRELQAFTQFGSDLDKATQDQLTRGSHMTEILKQGRYVPMPVEEQVLVIFAGNEGFLDDLPLGDVTRFSSELRTYTRNNNPALLQKIASEKVLSDEIKSDAKQTIEAFKKTFAVTE
- the atpG gene encoding ATP synthase F1 subunit gamma, which encodes MANLHDIERRILSVSSTKQITRTMEMVSAAKIRVATTRMENALPWAEAISNMVISTAKYTSGETQPLLQRHEQVKRVLVCVIASDRGLAGGFNTNILRRAEKLIKAKQAQGCDVEVVACGKKAVGYMTYRGINPVFKFIDTSADPTVEQAQVLSDYIGKEYVKDENPLDEIYIIFNHAKNAAEQTLVTQIALPVNEETYEELFKGMNDDVFEEFTKDNKLRIDEDKKHDGPLYGDIDFEPNPEDVLEYLLKGYVQNAIYYALLDSAAGEQGARRNAMKSATDNANEMISTLTRVYNRARQGAITTEINEIVGGAAALEE
- the atpB gene encoding F0F1 ATP synthase subunit A, translated to MDPLQALNSKVGHVKAALESTVMFGSSDFGMTQYILFMILIWIITLALIIGVGRKLTLIPTNKFVNTVEYGYQLVRRDISESVIGEGYKKHVPFLATLFFFILISNFCGLIPGSKTPTGSISVDWALATCSFFYFNYWGIKAHGGWGYIKSIAPSGLPKVLVPVIWFFETVSLFLRWLTLAVRLYGNMFAGHMVLGIFALATGVFMTTGIQAMQVGVAGVSLLWFLLLVLMYALETLVAFLQAYVFTMLSSVYISLAVSEH
- the atpD gene encoding F0F1 ATP synthase subunit beta; amino-acid sequence: MAEETKTSTKGTVGRVVRIVGAVVDVEFPPEKMPSIYNALNVDGKTPAGEFHTVLEVQTHLPGDLVRCVAMTSTDGMVRGMEAVDTGLPIQMPVGKSTLGRIWNVLGEPVDGKETPDDVEWAPIHHPAPAFDTLTTTTEIFETGIKVIDLIEPYVKGGKTGLFGGAGVGKTVCIQELINNLAQEHGGTSVFTGVGERTREGTDLFLEMSESGVIEKTCLVYGQMNEPPGARLRVGLAGLTEAEYFRDQGQDVLLFIDNIFRFTQAGSEVSALLGRMPSAVGYQPTLATEMGDLQERITSTTTGSITSVQAVYVPADDLTDPAPATTFTHLDAKTVLSRGIAELGIYPAVDPLESSSRALDPEIVGQEHYDVAVGVQQILQEYKDLQDIIAILGMDELSEDQKLTVNRARKVQKFLGQPFHVAEVFTGNPGRYVKVEDTVRSFKDILEGKCDHIPEQCFVYKGSIDDVYAEYEKMQSKEG
- the atpE gene encoding ATP synthase F0 subunit C translates to MDVTLVLAALKVVGYGLGAIGPGVGIGLACYGCCVGTARQPEVQGRLFTNFIIGAALAEALALIGFVLALIS
- a CDS encoding FoF1 ATP synthase subunit delta codes for the protein MTNRHSTPQARAEVYAKVLFDSSNSAGSVDAVVNSRNEFLEIINTLSNNVDARSILASNDVEFETKKKLISIICEGKSEAASAVFSSAVELGDSGLLKVVLRKLEDLISEDLKVCIVDVTSAVELDDHLRELIKDKAKRELGLDAILYEKVDPEILGGVIMSVNGKCIDASMITQLNRARSVLKAS
- the rsmI gene encoding 16S rRNA (cytidine(1402)-2'-O)-methyltransferase: MDVSHKLILVPTPIGNLDDISKRAFSALENCDAVYCEDTRVTGKLLAAYSIKKPMFRMDENLIARHVEALVERINSGETICYCSDAGMPGISDPGSRIVAACRKAGVEVEVLPGANACLLALVASGFNSTHFFFEGFLPKKKTQKSLRLQELMALDCPVVVYESPNRVLDTIRAIKEVDSERPVCAARELTKLHEEVIVLPATQMLSAFEKKVENGTCRGEFVLVIEGCPTITNSDSQTELLDEAREFVNELVECGVPKHKVRELLIKHFNVSKNKAYELSI
- the atpF gene encoding F0F1 ATP synthase subunit B, whose product is MNKTANIKTASNALKIGALASAVVLAMSVFAGLLSPTLAFANEEASSSGIGAIIPNPIEFFPMLIAFIILCIVLGKFGWPMFNGMLEKREKSIRDALEQSENAKVEAEKVLEEYKKQLESAKTESAEIVATARTNAEAIEADLKKKAEASAEEIIAKAKISIEAEKKAAIAELQSSVADMSIDVASKLIANDLSDDEHRKIIEKYIVEAGSFND